The Nicotiana tabacum cultivar K326 chromosome 14, ASM71507v2, whole genome shotgun sequence genome contains a region encoding:
- the LOC107772653 gene encoding putative magnesium transporter NIPA2, which yields MEGISDNVHGVILAISSSIFIGSSFVIKKQGLKKAGANGKRAGSGGHSYLLEPCWWAGMSSMIIGEGANFAAYAYAPAILVTPLGALSMIVSAVLAHFILKERLHIFGMVGCLLCLVGSVTIVLHAPLEKSIQSVKDVWYLATEPGFLAYAFTVMILVLILIVRFVPRYGQSHLVVYIGICSLAGSLTVMGVKAIGIAMKLTFGGQNQFKYFETWFFIIFVLIFCLLQLNYLNKALDTFNTAVVSPIYYVMFTTLTIVASMIMFKDYVHQNATQIITELCGFVTILCGTFLLHKTKDMGSNPSKPIPVLLPKTDTDCKPTSETTKIPAEV from the exons atggaagGAATATCTGATAATGTGCATGGAGTTATATTAGCTATATCATCCAGTATTTTTATTGGGTCTAGCTTTGTTATTAAGAAGCAAGGTCTAAAGAAGGCTGGTGCAAATGGAAAACGAGCAG GTTCAGGAGGCCACTCCTACTTGTTGGAACCTTGTTGGTGGGCTGGAATGTCATCTA TGATTATTGGAGAGGGAGCTAACTTTGCTGCTTATGCATACGCCCCGGCTATACTTGTGACACCTCTAGGGGCTTTAAGTATGATTGTAAG TGCAGTGTTAGCCCATTTTATTTTGAAGGAGAGGTTGCATATCTTTGGTATGGTTGGTTGTCTCCTCTGTTTGGTTGGCTCTGTCACTATTGTCTTACACGCGCCGCTAGAAAAGAGTATTCAATCTGTTAAGGATGTCTGGTACCTAGCAACAGAGCCAG GGTTCCTCGCCTACGCTTTCACAGTTATGATTCTAGTACTTATCCTTATCGTGCGGTTTGTGCCTCGTTATGGGCAGTCGCATTTGGTTGTCTACATTGGAATCTGTTCTCTAGCGGGTTCTCTCACG GTTATGGGTGTCAAAGCAATTGGAATTGCTATGAAGCTCACATTTGGAGGACAAAATCAATTCAAGTATTTTGAGACATGGTTTTTCATAATATTTGTCCTCATCTTTTGCCTTTTGCAGCTGAACTATTTGAACAAG GCACTTGACACATTTAATACTGCCGTGGTTTCTCCTATATACTACGTCATGTTTACAACACTGACCATTGTTGCAAGTATGATAATGTTTAAG GACTATGTTCATCAAAATGCAACACAGATAATTACAGAGTTATGTGGTTTTGTAACTATCCTATGTGGTacttttcttcttcacaaaaccAAAGACATGGGAAGCAATCCATCCAAACCAATACCTGTCCTCCTCCCAAAAACAGACACGGATTGTAAGCCAACAAGcgaaacaacaaaaatcccagCTGAGGTTTGA
- the LOC142168674 gene encoding uncharacterized protein LOC142168674 — protein MMPQPRRKKWTEAEERTLIDKYGEMLCDGTLAKMKTREKKYRPIALHVNSMHHVRDPITYPWQWTWKDVSTKVQNMRHQYTLVKQKIKKPNSGEEESAAGDEFDWMEGLTHWSNFLRYKEVFGDVNTLVFNCGDSMAVVGDGIENGVGFDGSGNGIGIDRFGHLGHAGDGDFAGGINGVDHGVTGMEFDYDGEEGEGNFNGNITRNSHMKEDADDGFVYEDIEAIGSDTRKKKKMLKGVEKRAWGFLATQLAQLKEMEARFEQRDAERERERQRREHLRTELEQERERKWEEREREREEREKTMEKLQRQRIQEWEIMEKESEERERRRREEQLIFEREHEERMNKRRSGWKKRIDETLVQHRAEMSQIQTRMLHEQQNLTSQLLGIFSQWTGHSTGLSDHTGANHYLSQMIQNLHHVNGMVHGDARVEGDTQEDQFIVDG, from the coding sequence ATGATGCCACaaccaagaagaaagaagtggacTGAGGCAGAAGAAAGAACTTTAATTGATAAGTATGGTGAGATGTTATGTGATGGGACTTTAGCTAAGATGAAAACTAGGGAAAAGAAGTATAGACCTATTGCTTTACATGTAAATTCTATGCACCATGTTCGTGATCCGATCACGTATCCATGGCAATGGACTTGGAAGGATGTGTCCACTAAAGTGCAGAACATGAGGCACCAATATACATTAGTGAAGCAAAAGATTAAGAAGCCAAACTCGGGGGAGGAGGAGTCGGCTGCTGGGGACGAGTTTGATTGGATGGAGGGGTTAACTCATTGGTCGAACTTTTTGAGGTATAAGGAAGTGTTTGGGGATGTGAATACACTTGTTTTCAATTGTGGTGACTCCATGGCGGTTGTAGGAGATGGGATTGAAAATGGTGTGGGATTTGATGGGAGTGGTAATGGTATCGGGATTGATCGATTCGGGCATCTAGGTCATGCTGGCGACGGTGATTTTGCCGGAGGTATTAATGGGGTTGATCATGGTGTTACCGGGATGGAATTTGATTATGATGGGGAAGAAGGAGAGGGGAATTTCAATGGTAATATTACGAGGAATAGTCATATGAAGGAAGATGCGGATGATGGATTTGTTTACGAAGATATCGAGGCAATTGGATCCGATacgagaaagaagaagaagatgttgaAAGGGGTAGAGAAGAGGGCATGGGGTTTTCTTGCAACACAGTTGGCACAGTTAAAGGAAATGGAAGCTCGGTTCGAGCAACGTGATGCTGAGAGAGAGCGGGAGAGGCAGAGGAGAGAACATCTTAGAACGGAACTTGAACAAGAACGTGAGAGAAAATGGgaggaaagagaaagagagagggaaGAAAGGGAGAAAACGATGGAGAAGTTGCAAAGACAGAGAATTCAAGAATGGGAAATAATGGAGAAGGAAAGTGaggagagagagaggaggagaagagaggaacaacttatatttgaaagagaacaCGAAGAAAGAATGAACAAGAGGAGATCAGGCTGGAAGAAGAGGATTGACGAGACGTTAGTTCAGCATCGCGCTGAAATGAGCCAGATCCAGACTCGAATGCTTCACGAACAACAAAATCTTACTAGTCAGCTGCTCGGAATTTTTTCTCAGTGGACTGGTCATTCAACGGGGCTTTCTGATCACACAGGGGCTAACCATTATCTTTCACAAATGATACAAAACTTGCACCATGTCAATGGTATGGTTCACGGCGATGCAAGAGTTGAAGGAGATACCCAAGAAGACCAATTTATTGTGGATGGATGA